One part of the Gossypium raimondii isolate GPD5lz chromosome 1, ASM2569854v1, whole genome shotgun sequence genome encodes these proteins:
- the LOC105785510 gene encoding cell division cycle protein 48 homolog isoform X2: MSKQAESSDSKGTKRDFSTAILERKKAPNRVVVDEAINDDNSVVSLHPDTMEKLQLFRGDTILIKGKKRKDTICIALADDTCDEPKIRMNKVVRSNLRVRLGDVVSVHQCPDVKYGKRVHILPVDDTIEGVTGNLFDAYLKPYFLEAYRPVRKGDLFLVRGGMRSVEFKVIETDPPEYCVVAPDTEIFCEGEPVRREDENRLDEVGYDDVGGVRKQMAQIRELVELPLRHPQLFKSIGVKPPKGILLYGPPGSGKTLIARAVANETGAFFFCINGPEIMSKLAGESESNLRKAFEEAEKNAPSIIFIDEIDSIAPKREKTHGEVERRIVSQLLTLMDGLKSRAHVIVIGATNRPNSIDPALRRFGRFDREIDIGVPDEVGRLEVLRIHTKNMKLAEEVDLERIAKDTHGYVGADLAALCTEAAFQCIREKMDVIDLEDESIDAEILNSMAVSNDHFQTALGTSNPSALRETVVEVPNVSWEDIGGLENVKRELQEANFISVKGPELLTMWFGESEANVREIFDKARQSAPCVLFFDELDSIATQRGSSVGDAGGAADRVLNQLLTEMDGMSAKKTVFIIGATNRPDIIDPALLRPGRLDQLIYIPLPDEESRHQIFKACLRKSPIAKEVDVKALAKYTQGFSGADITEICQRACKYAIRENIEKDIERERRRSENPEAMEEDVEDEVAEIKPAHFEESMKFARRSVSDADIRKYQAFAQTLQQSRGFGSEFRFAETGSRTAASDPFAASAGGADEDDLYS; encoded by the exons ATGTCTAAGCAAGCCGAATCCTCCGACTC GAAGGGGACTAAGAGGGATTTTAGTACGGCAATCTTGGAAAGAAAGAAGGCTCCGAATCGAGTCGTTGTCGATGAGGCAATCAACGATGATAACTCCGTTGTTTCTCTTCATCCTGATACCATGGAAAAACTCCAGCTGTTTCGCGGTGACACTATCCTGATCAAG GGGAAGAAGAGGAAGGATACTATCTGCATTGCTCTTGCAGATGATACATGTGATGAACCAAAGATCAGGATGAACAAGGTTGTCAGGTCAAACTTGAGGGTTAGGCTTGGTGATGTTGTCTCCGTGCACCAGTGTCCTGATGTTAAGTATGGAAAGCGTGTACACATATTGCCTGTGGATGACACAATTGAAGGGGTTACTGGAAATCTCTTTGATGCATACCTGAAAc CTTACTTTCTTGAAGCATACCGGCCGGTGAGGAAGGGTGATCTCTTCCTTGTTAGAGGTGGAATGAGAAGTGTAGAATTCAAAGTTATCGAAACTGATCCTCCCGAGTACTGTGTTGTCGCACCAGACACTGAGATATTCTGTGAGGGAGAGCCTGTCAGGAGAGAGGATGAGAACAGATTAGATGAGGTAGGTTATGATGATGTTGGTGGAGTGAGAAAACAGATGGCTCAGATTCGGGAACTAGTGGAGCTTCCATTGAGGCATCCACAGCTCTTCAAATCAATTGGTGTGAAGCCACCTAAAGGAATTTTGCTTTATGGACCTCCTGGGTCTGGAAAGACTTTGATTGCTCGTGCTGTTGCAAATGAAACTGGCGCTTTCTTTTTCTGCATCAATGGTCCGGAGATCATGTCAAAATTGGCTGGAGAGAGTGAGAGCAATCTCAGGAAAGCATTTGAGGAAGCAGAAAAGAATGCACCatctattatatttattgatgaaattGACTCGATTGCACCCAAGCGTGAGAAGACCCATGGTGAAGTTGAAAGGAGGATTGTTTCTCAGCTGTTAACATTAATGGATGGGCTTAAATCCCGTGCACATGTTATTGTTATTGGAGCCACAAATCGTCCCAATAGCATTGATCCAGCTCTCAGAAGGTTTGGAAGATTTGATAGGGAGATTGATATTGGCGTTCCTGATGAAGTCGGCCGTCTTGAGGTTCTTCGTATCCACACGAAGAATATGAAGTTGGCTGAAGAG GTTGATTTAGAAAGAATTGCCAAGGACACCCATGGTTATGTTGGTGCTGATCTTGCAGCACTTTGTACTGAGGCAGCATTTCAGTGCATCAGGGAAAAGATGGATGTGATTGACTTGGAAGATGAGTCGATAGATGCGGAGATACTCAACTCTATGGCAGTCTCAAATGACCACTTCCAGACTGCTCTTGGAACAAGCAATCCGTCAGCGCTGCGTGAAACT GTTGTTGAAGTGCCTAATGTCAGTTGGGAAGATATTGGTGGCCTTGAGAATGTTAAAAGAGAGCTTCAAGAG GCAAACTTCATTAGTGTCAAGGGACCTGAATTGCTTACAATGTGGTTTGGAGAGAGTGAGGCTAATGTACGTGAAATTTTTGACAAGGCACGCCAGTCCGCACCTTGTGTCCTCTTCTTCGATGAACTTGATTCCATTGCTACCCAG AGAGGAAGCAGTGTAGGTGATGCAGGGGGGGCAGCTGATAGAGTTTTGAACCAACTTCTTACCGAGATGGATGGCATGTCTGCCAAGAAAACAGTTTTCATCATTGGAGCTACCAACCGACCTGACATTATAGATCCAGCACTTCTTCGTCCAGGTCGTCTTGATCAGTTGATCTATATTCCTCTCCCTGATGAGGAGTCACGCCATCAAATCTTTAAGGCCTGTTTGAGGAAGTCACCGATTGCAAAAGAGGTTGATGTCAAAGCTCTTGCCAAATATACTCAAGGCTTTAGTGGAGCAGACATTACGGAAATTTGTCAACGTGCATGCAAATATGCTATAAGAGAAAACATTGAAAAG GATATCGAGAGAGAAAGGAGGAGGAGTGAGAATCCTGAAGCCATGGAAGAAGATGTTGAAGATGAAGTTGCAGAAATCAAGCCTGCACATTTTGAAGAATCGATGAAGTTTGCTCGTAGGAGTGTGAGTGATGCGGATATCCGCAAGTACCAGGCATTTGCACAAACATTGCAGCAATCAAGGGGATTTGGAAGTGAATTTAGGTTTGCTGAAACTGGTTCAAGGACTGCAGCATCTGATCCTTTTGCAGCTTCTGCTGGTGGAGCTGATGAAGATGACCTTTACAGTTAA
- the LOC105785510 gene encoding cell division cycle protein 48 homolog isoform X1, with product MSKQAESSDSKGTKRDFSTAILERKKAPNRVVVDEAINDDNSVVSLHPDTMEKLQLFRGDTILIKGKKRKDTICIALADDTCDEPKIRMNKVVRSNLRVRLGDVVSVHQCPDVKYGKRVHILPVDDTIEGVTGNLFDAYLKPYFLEAYRPVRKGDLFLVRGGMRSVEFKVIETDPPEYCVVAPDTEIFCEGEPVRREDENRLDEVGYDDVGGVRKQMAQIRELVELPLRHPQLFKSIGVKPPKGILLYGPPGSGKTLIARAVANETGAFFFCINGPEIMSKLAGESESNLRKAFEEAEKNAPSIIFIDEIDSIAPKREKTHGEVERRIVSQLLTLMDGLKSRAHVIVIGATNRPNSIDPALRRFGRFDREIDIGVPDEVGRLEVLRIHTKNMKLAEEVDLERIAKDTHGYVGADLAALCTEAAFQCIREKMDVIDLEDESIDAEILNSMAVSNDHFQTALGTSNPSALRETVVEVPNVSWEDIGGLENVKRELQETVQYPVEHPEKFEKFGMSPSKGVLFYGPPGCGKTLLAKAIANECQANFISVKGPELLTMWFGESEANVREIFDKARQSAPCVLFFDELDSIATQRGSSVGDAGGAADRVLNQLLTEMDGMSAKKTVFIIGATNRPDIIDPALLRPGRLDQLIYIPLPDEESRHQIFKACLRKSPIAKEVDVKALAKYTQGFSGADITEICQRACKYAIRENIEKDIERERRRSENPEAMEEDVEDEVAEIKPAHFEESMKFARRSVSDADIRKYQAFAQTLQQSRGFGSEFRFAETGSRTAASDPFAASAGGADEDDLYS from the exons ATGTCTAAGCAAGCCGAATCCTCCGACTC GAAGGGGACTAAGAGGGATTTTAGTACGGCAATCTTGGAAAGAAAGAAGGCTCCGAATCGAGTCGTTGTCGATGAGGCAATCAACGATGATAACTCCGTTGTTTCTCTTCATCCTGATACCATGGAAAAACTCCAGCTGTTTCGCGGTGACACTATCCTGATCAAG GGGAAGAAGAGGAAGGATACTATCTGCATTGCTCTTGCAGATGATACATGTGATGAACCAAAGATCAGGATGAACAAGGTTGTCAGGTCAAACTTGAGGGTTAGGCTTGGTGATGTTGTCTCCGTGCACCAGTGTCCTGATGTTAAGTATGGAAAGCGTGTACACATATTGCCTGTGGATGACACAATTGAAGGGGTTACTGGAAATCTCTTTGATGCATACCTGAAAc CTTACTTTCTTGAAGCATACCGGCCGGTGAGGAAGGGTGATCTCTTCCTTGTTAGAGGTGGAATGAGAAGTGTAGAATTCAAAGTTATCGAAACTGATCCTCCCGAGTACTGTGTTGTCGCACCAGACACTGAGATATTCTGTGAGGGAGAGCCTGTCAGGAGAGAGGATGAGAACAGATTAGATGAGGTAGGTTATGATGATGTTGGTGGAGTGAGAAAACAGATGGCTCAGATTCGGGAACTAGTGGAGCTTCCATTGAGGCATCCACAGCTCTTCAAATCAATTGGTGTGAAGCCACCTAAAGGAATTTTGCTTTATGGACCTCCTGGGTCTGGAAAGACTTTGATTGCTCGTGCTGTTGCAAATGAAACTGGCGCTTTCTTTTTCTGCATCAATGGTCCGGAGATCATGTCAAAATTGGCTGGAGAGAGTGAGAGCAATCTCAGGAAAGCATTTGAGGAAGCAGAAAAGAATGCACCatctattatatttattgatgaaattGACTCGATTGCACCCAAGCGTGAGAAGACCCATGGTGAAGTTGAAAGGAGGATTGTTTCTCAGCTGTTAACATTAATGGATGGGCTTAAATCCCGTGCACATGTTATTGTTATTGGAGCCACAAATCGTCCCAATAGCATTGATCCAGCTCTCAGAAGGTTTGGAAGATTTGATAGGGAGATTGATATTGGCGTTCCTGATGAAGTCGGCCGTCTTGAGGTTCTTCGTATCCACACGAAGAATATGAAGTTGGCTGAAGAG GTTGATTTAGAAAGAATTGCCAAGGACACCCATGGTTATGTTGGTGCTGATCTTGCAGCACTTTGTACTGAGGCAGCATTTCAGTGCATCAGGGAAAAGATGGATGTGATTGACTTGGAAGATGAGTCGATAGATGCGGAGATACTCAACTCTATGGCAGTCTCAAATGACCACTTCCAGACTGCTCTTGGAACAAGCAATCCGTCAGCGCTGCGTGAAACT GTTGTTGAAGTGCCTAATGTCAGTTGGGAAGATATTGGTGGCCTTGAGAATGTTAAAAGAGAGCTTCAAGAG ACTGTTCAATATCCGGTGGAGCATCCTGAGAAGTTTGAGAAGTTTGGGATGTCACCTTCAAAGGGAGTACTATTTTATGGCCCTCCAGGATGTGGTAAAACACTTTTGGCTAAAGCTATTGCCAATGAATGTCAGGCAAACTTCATTAGTGTCAAGGGACCTGAATTGCTTACAATGTGGTTTGGAGAGAGTGAGGCTAATGTACGTGAAATTTTTGACAAGGCACGCCAGTCCGCACCTTGTGTCCTCTTCTTCGATGAACTTGATTCCATTGCTACCCAG AGAGGAAGCAGTGTAGGTGATGCAGGGGGGGCAGCTGATAGAGTTTTGAACCAACTTCTTACCGAGATGGATGGCATGTCTGCCAAGAAAACAGTTTTCATCATTGGAGCTACCAACCGACCTGACATTATAGATCCAGCACTTCTTCGTCCAGGTCGTCTTGATCAGTTGATCTATATTCCTCTCCCTGATGAGGAGTCACGCCATCAAATCTTTAAGGCCTGTTTGAGGAAGTCACCGATTGCAAAAGAGGTTGATGTCAAAGCTCTTGCCAAATATACTCAAGGCTTTAGTGGAGCAGACATTACGGAAATTTGTCAACGTGCATGCAAATATGCTATAAGAGAAAACATTGAAAAG GATATCGAGAGAGAAAGGAGGAGGAGTGAGAATCCTGAAGCCATGGAAGAAGATGTTGAAGATGAAGTTGCAGAAATCAAGCCTGCACATTTTGAAGAATCGATGAAGTTTGCTCGTAGGAGTGTGAGTGATGCGGATATCCGCAAGTACCAGGCATTTGCACAAACATTGCAGCAATCAAGGGGATTTGGAAGTGAATTTAGGTTTGCTGAAACTGGTTCAAGGACTGCAGCATCTGATCCTTTTGCAGCTTCTGCTGGTGGAGCTGATGAAGATGACCTTTACAGTTAA